GGGCTGTATCGACCTGTCTCCGACGAGGAGGCGGTCACAACCATCCAGTACGCCCTGGAGCAGGGGATTACCCTGTTCGATACCGCGCCCCTCTATGGCCGGGGACGCAGTGAAGCCCTTGTGGGCAAGGCCCTGGCCGGAATCCCCAGGGACCGCTATCAGCTTTCCACCAAGGTGGGGCGGCTGTTGAACCCCGAAACCGGGGAGATGGGCTTTGACTTCTCCCGGGATGGCGTCCTGCGCAGCCTGGAAGGAAGCCTGGCCCGGCTGCAGACCGACCGGGTGGAGATTCTGCACATTCACGATCCGGACAACCACCTGGAACAGGCGTTGGAGCAGGCCTATCCTACCCTGGTCGAATTGCGCCGCCAGGGGGTCATCCGGGCCGTGGGCGCGGGGATGAACCAATGGCAGGCCCTGTGGCATCTGGCCCGCCATGGGGAGTTCGACTGTTTCTTGCTGGCCGGCCGCTACACCCTGCTGGAGCAGGAGGCCCTGCCCTTCCTGGATTACTGCCTGGATGAGGGTATCGGCCTGTTGCTGGGCGGGGTCTTCAACAGCGGCATCCTGGCCACCGGCCCGGTGCCCGGCGCCCGCTATAATTACCGGGAGGCCCCCCCGGCCATCCTGGAGCGGGTCGCGGCCATCGAGGCCGTCTGCCGGCGCCACGGGGTACCCCTGCCAGCCGCGGCGCTCCAGTTTGCCCGCAGCCATGGGGCCGTGGCCAGCCTGGTGGTGGGCG
The DNA window shown above is from Litorilinea aerophila and carries:
- a CDS encoding aldo/keto reductase, with the protein product MIPTATLGRNPLQVSRLGLGTAPLSGLYRPVSDEEAVTTIQYALEQGITLFDTAPLYGRGRSEALVGKALAGIPRDRYQLSTKVGRLLNPETGEMGFDFSRDGVLRSLEGSLARLQTDRVEILHIHDPDNHLEQALEQAYPTLVELRRQGVIRAVGAGMNQWQALWHLARHGEFDCFLLAGRYTLLEQEALPFLDYCLDEGIGLLLGGVFNSGILATGPVPGARYNYREAPPAILERVAAIEAVCRRHGVPLPAAALQFARSHGAVASLVVGAVSPDEIAQNLEAWHRPIPSALWEELRSQALIAPGAPIPSSHGA